From Deinococcus detaillensis:
TGGCTCAACGCCGCCATCATCATTGTGATCGTGCTGGGCAGCATCGGGCTGGACTTCTACCAGACCCGGCGCTCTCAGGTGGCCGCCGAGTCGCTGCGCTCTCAGGTTGCGCCCATCGGCCCCATCAGCTCGGTCTACGACTTCCTGACCTTCTACGTGCTGCTGCGGATCTTCCATGCCCGCGAAGCTGAGTTTCATACCGGCTGGTTTGTCGAGTCGCTGGCGACCCAGACGCTGGTGATCTTTGTGATCCGCACCTTCGGCAACCCGCTGAAATCGAGGCCCAGCCGTCCTCTGGCGCTGGCGGCCACCCTGGTGGTGCTGGTCGGGGCGCTGCTGCCGTTCACTCCTCTCTCAGGACTGCTGGGCTTCGTGCCGCTGCCGCCTCTGTATTTCGTCTTCCTGACCTTCGCCACACTGACCTACCTGGGCTTAGTGGAGTTGGTCAAGCGCCGCCTGTTCGGGCAGGTGATGGGCTGAGCGGTTCTCTCTCCTTCAGAAGCCCTCATCCGAACTTCTGCTCGCCACAACGTTAAACCGGAGACCCATGCCATCAACCAAACCTGTACCCACCGACCACCACATTCAAGCCCTGACGAAACAGGTTGAACTTCTGCGCCGAGAAGTGCTGGACTACGAGCAGACACGCCGGGCCGACATCGAGCGGGCCGCGCCCGACTGCCGCGCTAGCGCCCGCAACCTGATTCATTATCTGGCGGTTCGCCAGCATGATCTGCGCGGATTGCAACGGGAACTTTCAGGTCTGGGCCTGAGTTCGTTGGGCCGGATGGAGGCCAACGTCTTGCCGACCCTTAACGCCGTGCTGCGAGCTCTTCGCAGCCTTGCTGGCGAGGCCACGCCCGGGGGATTCGGTCAGGATTTTGGTGGCCCGGACACGGATCTGGAGGCCGGTGACCGCCTCCTGCACCATCACACGCTGCGTCTGCTTGGCCCCCGTCCGGTGGGGCGCAGCGTGCGGATCATGGTCACCATGCCTAGCGAGGCCGCCGATGATCCTACAGTCATCTTGCACGCCTTGGAGCGGGGCATGGACGTGATGCGAGTCAACTGCGCACACGACGACGCGGCGGCTTGGAGCCGGATGGTCGCGCACCTGCACAGCGCGGCAGCCCAGCTCGGACGAACTTGCCTCACTGAATTCGATCTGGCCGGGCCGAAACTCCGCACCGGCCCGGTCACTCCTGGCCCGGAGGTGCTGAAGTGGAAAC
This genomic window contains:
- a CDS encoding cation transporting ATPase C-terminal domain-containing protein, which codes for WLNAAIIIVIVLGSIGLDFYQTRRSQVAAESLRSQVAPIGPISSVYDFLTFYVLLRIFHAREAEFHTGWFVESLATQTLVIFVIRTFGNPLKSRPSRPLALAATLVVLVGALLPFTPLSGLLGFVPLPPLYFVFLTFATLTYLGLVELVKRRLFGQVMG